TGCTGCGGTGTCATCCTTAAATAACCACACGCAGAAGGTCTCCGATTCATATCACTCAACCGAATGTTCTATAATGCTTATATGCATACGGCGGCGCATCAGGTTGCTTTGCGATGGCCTGGCACAGCGTATCGCCGCCGTTGAAGGTTCCTGGATGTTGAAGGCTGCACGATGGACGAAGTGAGGGCACACCTGCACATTCGTGGTCGCGTACAAGGCGTGAGCTTCCGTTATTACACGCGCCAACAAGCCGTCTCGCAAGGCGTATCGGGCTGGGTGCGCAATTTGTGGGACGGGCGCGTGGAGGCGGTCTTTCAAGGCGATGAAGCGAGGGTGAAAGAGGTCATCGCCTGGTGCAAACGCGGCCCGACATCTGCGCGCGTGGACGATGTGCGCGTGCGTTGGGAAAAGCCGCTGGAGGAAGAAACCAGGTTCGGGATCCGGTCCACGGCGAGAGGCAGATAGTATGAAACCTGGACCGAAGATCGAGAGCATACGTTTCGGC
This Anaerolineales bacterium DNA region includes the following protein-coding sequences:
- a CDS encoding acylphosphatase, producing MDEVRAHLHIRGRVQGVSFRYYTRQQAVSQGVSGWVRNLWDGRVEAVFQGDEARVKEVIAWCKRGPTSARVDDVRVRWEKPLEEETRFGIRSTARGR